One genomic region from Nonomuraea helvata encodes:
- a CDS encoding CocE/NonD family hydrolase has translation MNVSSYLTQRLQHLAPPLTRDLVIERDLKVRMRDGAVLLADRWAPRSGGDGLPTALVRVPYGRTGMIASQTARPLAERGFQVLVQSTRGTFGSDGPFDPMRCEREDGLDTMDWVVKQPWFGDSMVLVGMSYLGAVQWAVADAVPHQVKAMIPAMSESAFTLEFLREDGFSLEIPFVWGVQMACQERRFASLRQMLEEKKVQRAMRALPLNQADVAALGHHSGFIQDVLAHDADDPFWAPADHRHRVADITVPMSLVGGWYDMFLPGQLRDYRVLQDAGSATARLTVGPWAHMSFLAISESVTREALEFGLAYARDQRPPERAPVRLFVMGEDKWHDFPSWPPPGYEPQRFHLQPGGALSTEAPADSSPDGYRYDPADPTPTAGGVRLSPTAKEGPVDNAAIEARPDVLTYTTPVLDGDVEVVGEVSAEIFFRSSLSYADVFVRLCDVDADGRSTNVCDGLVSLTDADHTTRATVQLWPTAYRFKRGHRIRVQVSSGAFPRYNRNPGTGEPRATATTLRAADQQVFHDPRHPSAVILPIRHLTPAAGAVTASRRGAVPPRPGTRHGAARRG, from the coding sequence ATGAACGTGAGCAGTTACCTCACCCAGCGGCTGCAGCACCTTGCCCCACCGCTGACCAGGGATCTGGTCATCGAGCGCGATCTGAAGGTGCGGATGCGCGACGGGGCCGTCCTGCTGGCCGACCGCTGGGCCCCGAGGTCCGGCGGCGACGGCCTCCCGACCGCGCTGGTGCGCGTCCCCTACGGCCGGACGGGCATGATCGCCTCGCAGACGGCCAGGCCGCTGGCCGAGCGCGGTTTCCAGGTGCTGGTGCAGAGCACGCGCGGCACGTTCGGCTCCGACGGCCCCTTCGACCCGATGCGGTGCGAGCGCGAGGATGGCCTGGACACCATGGACTGGGTGGTCAAACAACCCTGGTTCGGCGACTCCATGGTCCTCGTCGGGATGAGTTACCTCGGCGCCGTCCAGTGGGCGGTCGCCGACGCCGTACCGCACCAGGTCAAGGCCATGATCCCGGCGATGTCCGAATCGGCCTTCACTCTGGAGTTCCTCCGTGAGGACGGGTTCTCCCTGGAGATCCCGTTCGTCTGGGGCGTCCAGATGGCCTGCCAGGAACGCAGGTTCGCGTCACTCCGCCAGATGCTGGAGGAGAAGAAGGTCCAGCGCGCCATGCGCGCGCTGCCGCTGAACCAGGCCGACGTCGCGGCCCTGGGTCACCACTCCGGCTTCATCCAGGACGTGCTCGCCCACGACGCCGACGACCCGTTCTGGGCGCCCGCCGACCACCGCCACCGGGTCGCCGACATCACCGTGCCGATGAGCCTGGTCGGCGGCTGGTACGACATGTTCCTGCCCGGCCAGCTCCGCGACTACCGCGTCCTGCAGGACGCCGGATCCGCCACCGCCCGGCTCACGGTCGGCCCCTGGGCGCACATGTCCTTCCTCGCCATAAGTGAGTCGGTCACCCGTGAGGCTCTCGAGTTCGGCCTGGCTTACGCGCGCGACCAGCGGCCGCCTGAGCGCGCCCCGGTACGCCTGTTCGTCATGGGCGAGGACAAGTGGCACGACTTCCCGTCCTGGCCACCGCCGGGGTACGAGCCCCAGCGCTTCCACCTCCAGCCCGGCGGCGCCCTCTCCACCGAAGCCCCCGCCGACTCCTCCCCGGACGGCTACCGCTACGACCCCGCCGACCCCACCCCCACGGCCGGCGGAGTACGCCTGTCCCCCACGGCCAAAGAGGGCCCCGTCGACAACGCCGCGATCGAGGCCCGGCCCGACGTGCTCACCTACACGACTCCCGTCCTGGACGGGGACGTCGAGGTCGTCGGCGAGGTCAGCGCCGAGATCTTCTTCCGCTCCAGCCTCTCGTACGCCGACGTCTTCGTCCGCCTGTGCGACGTCGACGCCGACGGCCGCTCCACCAACGTCTGCGACGGCCTGGTCAGCCTCACCGACGCCGACCACACCACCCGCGCGACAGTCCAGCTGTGGCCGACGGCGTACCGGTTCAAGCGCGGCCACCGCATCCGCGTCCAGGTCTCCAGCGGCGCCTTCCCCCGCTACAACCGCAACCCCGGCACCGGTGAACCCCGCGCCACCGCCACCACCCTCCGCGCCGCCGACCAGCAGGTCTTCCACGACCCCCGGCACCCGTCCGCCGTGATCCTGCCGATCCGGCACCTGACCCCAGCGGCCGGGGCGGTCACGGCTTCTCGGCGCGGGGCCGTACCACCGCGACCGGGCACACGGCATGGTGCAGCACGCCGTGGCTGA
- a CDS encoding universal stress protein encodes MTGPIVVGVDGSECARAAMEWAVADARRRRLPLKAVHVCERISRGFDSRKYCLGVLEAAADSARAVSADVEVSTELAEGNVVDVLIRQSASADSLVLGGRGSGGFAELVLGSVGLAVAGHAGGPVVIVRGPAAAEHGRIVVGEDGSESAREAMAYAVEQARARHAQLLVVHACRESVVSAYAPDYGLMLEDAFQEEARAARERMSLWRAENPDVEIMEQQAREHPVPALSKASATADLVVVGSRGLGGFASAVLGSVSHGVLHHAVCPVAVVRPRAEKP; translated from the coding sequence ATGACCGGACCGATCGTGGTCGGCGTGGACGGCTCCGAGTGCGCGAGAGCGGCGATGGAGTGGGCGGTGGCCGACGCCCGGCGCAGGCGGCTGCCGCTCAAGGCCGTACATGTGTGTGAACGCATCTCACGCGGCTTCGACAGCAGGAAGTACTGCCTCGGCGTGCTGGAGGCCGCCGCTGACAGTGCTCGCGCGGTCAGCGCGGACGTCGAGGTGAGCACCGAGCTGGCCGAGGGGAACGTCGTCGACGTCCTGATCCGCCAGTCGGCGTCGGCCGATTCCCTGGTGCTGGGTGGCCGGGGATCGGGGGGATTCGCCGAACTGGTGCTCGGCTCGGTCGGGCTGGCGGTCGCCGGCCATGCCGGGGGACCGGTCGTCATCGTCCGCGGGCCTGCCGCCGCGGAGCACGGCCGGATCGTGGTCGGCGAAGACGGCTCAGAAAGTGCGCGAGAGGCCATGGCGTACGCGGTCGAGCAGGCCCGTGCCCGCCACGCACAGCTGCTCGTCGTTCACGCGTGCCGGGAGTCGGTCGTCTCGGCCTACGCCCCGGACTACGGTCTCATGCTGGAGGACGCTTTCCAGGAGGAGGCCCGTGCGGCCCGGGAGCGGATGAGCCTGTGGCGCGCGGAGAACCCCGACGTGGAGATCATGGAACAGCAGGCGAGAGAGCATCCGGTGCCCGCCCTCAGCAAGGCCTCGGCCACGGCCGATCTGGTCGTGGTCGGCTCGCGCGGGCTGGGCGGTTTCGCCTCCGCGGTGCTCGGCTCGGTCAGCCACGGCGTGCTGCACCATGCCGTGTGCCCGGTCGCGGTGGTACGGCCCCGCGCCGAGAAGCCGTGA
- a CDS encoding SulP family inorganic anion transporter: protein MVAFIPYRREWLRGDVLAGLTVAAYAIPQVMAYAIVAGLPPVVGIWATLAPLAVYAVLGSSRQLSVGPESTTALMTAVAVGPLAAGDPVRYATLAAGLAVTVGLLCLLCRLLRLGFVSDLLSRPILVGYLAGVAVIMIVGQLGKVTGVRVSGDGVIAELLSFGRGLTEIHPATLLLAAGVLALVFLAQWRLPWIPAPLLAVLLATACVALLGLERYGIKVVGEIPAGLPAPALPAPADLRNLLLPALGVLLVGYSDNVLTARSFAAKHDQQIDANRELLALGVANLGAGVLHGFPVSSSGSRTALADAAGGRSQVYSLVALVAVMSVVFFAGPLLADFPLAALGAIVIYAATRLIDVAAFRRLAAFRRSELLLALASCAGVLVFDILYGVLLAVGLSVVEMLARVARPHDAILGVVPGLAGMHDVDDYPDARTIPGLVIYRYDSPLFFANAQDFRRRALATVDQQEEPVSWFVLNVEANVEVDATALDAMESLRSELTRRGIVFAMARVKHDLRTSLDAFGLTEAIGEDLLFPTLPTAVTAYRRWQTP from the coding sequence ATGGTCGCGTTCATTCCGTACCGGCGTGAGTGGTTGCGCGGTGACGTGCTGGCCGGGCTCACCGTGGCGGCCTACGCGATACCCCAGGTCATGGCCTACGCCATCGTGGCGGGGCTGCCGCCCGTGGTGGGCATCTGGGCCACCTTGGCGCCCTTGGCGGTCTATGCCGTGCTCGGTTCCTCCCGCCAGCTGTCGGTGGGTCCCGAGTCGACGACCGCGCTCATGACCGCCGTCGCGGTCGGACCGCTGGCGGCGGGTGATCCCGTCAGGTACGCGACACTCGCGGCCGGGCTCGCCGTCACCGTCGGCCTGCTCTGCCTGCTCTGCCGGCTGCTCCGCCTGGGGTTCGTCTCCGACCTCCTGTCCCGGCCGATCCTGGTCGGCTATCTGGCGGGTGTGGCGGTCATCATGATCGTCGGCCAGCTCGGCAAGGTGACCGGTGTCCGGGTGTCCGGGGACGGCGTCATCGCCGAACTGCTCTCGTTCGGGCGGGGCCTGACGGAGATCCATCCGGCGACGTTGCTGCTCGCTGCCGGGGTGCTGGCCCTGGTGTTCCTCGCGCAATGGCGCCTGCCGTGGATCCCCGCCCCGCTGCTCGCCGTCCTGCTGGCCACCGCCTGTGTGGCGCTGCTCGGGCTGGAGCGGTACGGGATCAAGGTGGTGGGCGAGATCCCCGCCGGGTTGCCGGCGCCGGCCCTTCCGGCGCCGGCTGATCTGCGCAACCTGCTGCTGCCCGCTCTCGGCGTGCTGCTGGTGGGCTACAGCGACAACGTTCTCACGGCCCGGTCGTTCGCCGCGAAGCACGACCAGCAGATCGACGCCAACCGGGAACTGCTCGCGCTCGGTGTGGCCAACCTGGGCGCGGGTGTCCTGCACGGGTTCCCGGTCAGCAGCAGCGGCAGCCGAACGGCCCTGGCCGACGCGGCCGGCGGCCGCAGCCAGGTGTACTCGCTCGTCGCTCTGGTCGCCGTCATGAGCGTGGTCTTCTTCGCCGGGCCGCTCCTGGCTGATTTCCCCCTGGCCGCGCTGGGCGCCATCGTGATCTACGCCGCCACGCGGCTGATCGATGTGGCGGCTTTCCGCCGTCTGGCCGCCTTCCGCCGCAGTGAGCTGCTGCTCGCCCTGGCCTCGTGCGCCGGGGTGCTGGTCTTCGACATCCTGTACGGCGTGCTTCTCGCGGTGGGGCTGTCGGTCGTGGAGATGCTGGCCCGCGTGGCCCGGCCACACGACGCGATCCTGGGCGTCGTCCCGGGCCTGGCGGGGATGCACGACGTGGACGACTATCCGGACGCGCGGACCATCCCCGGCCTGGTGATCTACCGCTACGACTCCCCGCTGTTCTTCGCCAACGCCCAGGATTTCCGGCGTCGCGCCCTGGCCACCGTGGACCAGCAGGAAGAGCCTGTGTCGTGGTTCGTGCTGAACGTCGAAGCCAATGTGGAGGTGGACGCCACGGCTCTGGACGCGATGGAGTCGCTCCGCTCCGAACTGACCCGCCGCGGCATCGTGTTCGCCATGGCCAGGGTCAAGCACGATCTGCGTACCTCGCTCGACGCGTTCGGCTTGACGGAGGCCATCGGGGAGGACCTGCTGTTTCCGACTCTCCCGACCGCCGTGACCGCCTACCGGCGATGGCAGACTCCGTGA
- a CDS encoding universal stress protein codes for MDHIVLGYDGSDFSVQALDWALDEAELRKLPLTIAHAWQWPYGEAEEDAKAHLRKAAEHVLWHGADCARSTSAGVRVETDLYEGPAAQRLVELSGDAALVVVGSRGLSALPRAVVGSVAGYVAAHAECPVIVVRGPGPLPAETDPGPIVVPDKEPDAAVLEFAFDEAALRRVPVSASADLSEWAHRRPEVPIQQGEAQERWTLMVVGRRRSAHFGAANFLLQHAPCPVAVVTEGSYAL; via the coding sequence ATGGACCACATCGTGCTCGGCTACGACGGCTCGGACTTCTCGGTGCAGGCCCTGGACTGGGCGCTGGACGAGGCGGAGCTGAGGAAGCTGCCGCTGACCATCGCCCACGCCTGGCAGTGGCCGTACGGCGAGGCGGAGGAGGACGCCAAGGCCCACCTGCGCAAGGCGGCCGAGCACGTCCTGTGGCACGGCGCCGACTGCGCCCGCTCGACCAGCGCGGGCGTACGCGTGGAAACCGACCTGTACGAGGGCCCCGCCGCCCAGCGCCTGGTCGAGCTCTCCGGCGACGCCGCGCTCGTCGTGGTGGGCTCCCGCGGACTGAGCGCGCTGCCCAGAGCGGTCGTAGGCTCGGTCGCCGGATATGTCGCCGCGCACGCCGAATGCCCGGTGATCGTCGTACGCGGCCCTGGACCCCTGCCGGCCGAGACGGATCCGGGGCCGATCGTGGTCCCCGACAAGGAGCCCGACGCGGCCGTCCTGGAGTTCGCATTCGACGAGGCCGCCCTGCGCCGGGTCCCGGTGTCCGCCTCGGCCGACCTGTCCGAGTGGGCGCACCGCCGCCCCGAGGTCCCCATCCAGCAGGGGGAGGCACAGGAGCGCTGGACGCTCATGGTCGTCGGGCGCAGACGGTCGGCCCATTTCGGCGCCGCGAACTTCCTGCTGCAGCATGCTCCCTGCCCGGTCGCGGTCGTGACAGAAGGGTCTTACGCGCTGTGA
- a CDS encoding PadR family transcriptional regulator, protein MNITEPMFLALTALVDEPRHGYGIVQEAERLSGGRVQLKIGSLYGVLDRLSAEGLVALDREEAIQGRLRRYYRLTDKGVEALEAETARLAEHVKTATARLRARTAGGHA, encoded by the coding sequence GTGAATATTACGGAACCCATGTTCCTGGCACTCACCGCGCTGGTCGACGAGCCGCGCCACGGCTATGGCATCGTCCAGGAGGCCGAGCGGCTGTCCGGCGGGCGCGTCCAGCTCAAGATCGGCTCGCTCTACGGCGTGCTGGATCGGCTCTCCGCGGAGGGGCTGGTCGCGCTCGACCGGGAGGAGGCCATCCAGGGGCGGCTGCGCCGCTACTACCGGCTGACCGACAAGGGGGTGGAGGCCCTGGAGGCCGAGACGGCCAGGTTGGCCGAGCACGTCAAGACCGCGACCGCCCGCCTGCGGGCCCGTACCGCAGGGGGGCACGCGTGA
- a CDS encoding FG-GAP-like repeat-containing protein, translated as MSSIVRRCLGTVLATLLVAAVTAVPGVTAAASPPPSPFFSTVQIDSAASVGAPAVGDNRNHGDLWPNCWSDDDNVYTAYGDGVGFGTAFSDIGVARISGMPGNLTGTQLPVGDNVGQVWKPNHTRKPTGMACVGGTLYLAVQDLAFDFDDAPAATIAKSTDHGQTWTWDRSAPMFDDGLFTTIFFLDYGKAYGSAPDGYVYAYGLDHNWRDSFSDHVPDPVDVWLARVPKDSVQNRSAWQFVSGFTTSGTPTWSADMGRRVAVLHDDRRLYPDVYTANRPRNLSVLSQGGVVYNKPLNRYIYTSWTEYTFEFYESPTPWGPWKHFSGKDFGGYPWTRTKHGGYATTIPSKYISADGRSMWLQSNVCPCGGGFPDGEHWAYTFSLRKLRLEPSVDTTPGNVPDAGRNLAREPGTVGVERATHFGNTAFYNDGDKAQSEDDWNDERKGSSWWGYTWPREYLMNKVVFTGGQTFGDGGWFARDLRVQVRRNHAWVDVSGLRITPDYPYDSTAGPNRTYELGFDPMDGDGVRVIGAPGGTRTFTSIAELEVYYGGTAGMMRGGSPADVTGDGKDDIVAFTHGSGADVWAAASTGTGFGPSGKWHDFFAPSGETPLTGDFTGDGKDDIVTFTQGANADVYVAPSTGTGFGAAAKWHDDFALSGEIPAVGDVNGDGKDDIVTFTRGSNADVYVALSTGTSFGAGQKWHDWFALDGEFPALGDVNGDRKDDLIVFTQGSTADVYVALSTGTGFGAAAKWHDDFAPGAEQPRVGDFNGDGKDDIATFTNNPAADVYVALSSGTGFGAAAKWHDDFAPAGEFPYVGDYDGDGKDDIVTFTKGSSNDVFVATSTGTAFGAGLKWHDFFGLNGETTL; from the coding sequence ATGTCCTCGATCGTCCGACGATGTCTTGGCACGGTTCTTGCGACCCTGCTCGTCGCGGCTGTCACCGCCGTACCAGGGGTGACAGCCGCCGCCTCACCACCGCCCAGCCCGTTCTTCTCGACGGTGCAGATCGACTCCGCCGCCTCGGTCGGCGCGCCCGCCGTGGGCGACAACCGCAACCACGGCGATCTGTGGCCCAACTGCTGGTCCGACGACGACAACGTGTACACCGCGTACGGCGACGGCGTCGGCTTCGGCACGGCGTTCAGCGACATCGGGGTGGCCCGCATCTCCGGCATGCCGGGCAACCTGACCGGCACGCAGCTCCCCGTCGGCGACAACGTCGGCCAGGTGTGGAAGCCGAACCACACCCGCAAGCCCACCGGCATGGCCTGCGTGGGCGGCACGCTCTACCTGGCCGTGCAGGACCTGGCGTTCGACTTCGACGACGCCCCGGCCGCGACGATCGCGAAGTCGACCGACCACGGCCAGACGTGGACGTGGGACCGGTCGGCACCGATGTTCGACGACGGCCTGTTCACCACGATCTTCTTCCTCGACTACGGCAAGGCGTACGGCAGCGCCCCCGACGGCTACGTGTACGCCTACGGCCTCGACCACAACTGGCGCGACTCCTTCTCCGACCATGTGCCGGACCCGGTGGACGTGTGGCTGGCCCGCGTGCCCAAGGACTCGGTGCAGAACCGGTCGGCCTGGCAGTTCGTCAGCGGCTTCACCACCTCGGGCACGCCCACCTGGTCGGCGGACATGGGCCGGCGCGTCGCGGTGCTCCACGACGACCGGCGGCTCTACCCGGACGTCTACACCGCCAACCGGCCCAGGAACCTGAGCGTGCTCAGCCAGGGCGGCGTGGTCTACAACAAGCCGCTCAACCGCTACATCTACACGTCCTGGACGGAGTACACCTTCGAGTTCTACGAGTCGCCCACACCGTGGGGGCCCTGGAAGCACTTCTCGGGCAAGGACTTCGGCGGCTACCCGTGGACCAGGACCAAGCACGGCGGTTACGCCACGACGATCCCGTCGAAGTACATCAGCGCCGACGGCAGGTCGATGTGGCTCCAGTCGAACGTCTGCCCGTGCGGCGGCGGTTTCCCCGACGGGGAGCACTGGGCGTACACGTTCTCGCTGCGCAAGCTGCGCCTGGAGCCGTCCGTGGACACCACCCCGGGCAACGTGCCGGATGCGGGCAGGAACCTGGCCCGCGAGCCGGGCACCGTGGGCGTCGAGCGGGCCACGCATTTCGGCAACACCGCGTTCTACAACGACGGTGACAAGGCGCAGAGCGAGGACGACTGGAACGACGAGCGCAAGGGCTCGAGCTGGTGGGGCTACACCTGGCCGCGCGAGTACCTGATGAACAAGGTCGTCTTCACCGGCGGACAGACGTTCGGCGACGGCGGCTGGTTCGCCCGGGACCTCCGGGTGCAGGTGCGCAGGAACCACGCATGGGTGGACGTGAGCGGGCTGCGCATCACGCCGGACTACCCGTACGACAGCACCGCTGGGCCGAACCGCACGTACGAGCTGGGGTTCGACCCGATGGACGGCGACGGCGTGCGCGTCATCGGCGCGCCGGGCGGCACCCGCACATTCACCTCCATCGCCGAGCTCGAGGTCTACTACGGCGGCACGGCCGGGATGATGCGCGGCGGCTCGCCGGCGGATGTCACCGGTGACGGCAAGGACGACATCGTCGCCTTCACGCACGGATCGGGCGCGGACGTGTGGGCGGCCGCCTCCACCGGGACGGGCTTCGGCCCGTCCGGCAAGTGGCACGACTTCTTCGCCCCGAGCGGTGAGACCCCCTTGACCGGCGATTTCACGGGTGACGGCAAGGACGACATCGTCACCTTCACGCAAGGGGCGAATGCCGACGTGTACGTGGCCCCCTCCACCGGAACGGGCTTCGGCGCCGCCGCCAAATGGCACGACGACTTCGCCCTCAGCGGCGAGATCCCGGCGGTCGGCGACGTCAACGGTGACGGCAAGGACGACATCGTCACCTTCACGCGCGGTTCCAACGCTGACGTGTACGTGGCCCTGTCGACCGGCACGAGCTTCGGCGCGGGCCAGAAATGGCACGACTGGTTCGCGCTCGACGGCGAGTTCCCGGCCCTCGGCGACGTCAACGGCGACCGCAAGGACGACCTGATCGTCTTCACCCAGGGCTCCACGGCGGACGTCTACGTCGCACTGTCCACCGGCACGGGTTTCGGGGCTGCCGCGAAATGGCACGACGACTTCGCGCCCGGCGCGGAGCAGCCCCGCGTGGGCGACTTCAACGGCGACGGAAAAGACGACATCGCCACCTTCACGAACAACCCCGCCGCCGACGTGTACGTGGCCCTTTCTTCCGGTACGGGTTTCGGGGCTGCCGCGAAATGGCACGACGACTTCGCCCCGGCCGGTGAGTTCCCCTACGTCGGCGACTACGACGGCGACGGCAAGGACGACATCGTCACCTTCACCAAGGGATCGAGCAACGACGTCTTCGTCGCCACCTCCACCGGCACCGCCTTCGGCGCCGGGCTCAAGTGGCACGACTTCTTCGGCCTGAACGGCGAAACCACCCTGTGA
- a CDS encoding LacI family DNA-binding transcriptional regulator, producing the protein MPTIYDVAREAGVSAATVSRVLNGAQTVDPDMVARVLTAVRELGYRPNAVARNLRRSRTTLWAVIISDIGNPFFTAMVRGIEDVAQQEGYSVVLCNSDEDPAKEETYVAAALSEQMAGVIISSSGSVKAAKTLIESPIPVVAVDRELPRGSVDTVMVDNEAGARTAVEHLLAAGYRRIACITGPEGVSTADLRLRGYTAALSAPPVIVRTDFREQGGYDAMAALLSSPEPPDAVFVANNLMTVGALRCLKERGVDVPGEMGLVGFDEVPWADLVRPSPTTVAQPTYELGRMAARLLVDRIATPAAKPATIVLPAELHPRQSSSR; encoded by the coding sequence ATGCCCACTATCTACGACGTCGCCCGGGAGGCCGGCGTGTCGGCCGCCACCGTCTCCCGCGTGCTCAACGGCGCCCAGACCGTCGACCCCGACATGGTCGCGCGGGTGCTCACCGCCGTCCGCGAGCTCGGTTACCGTCCCAACGCCGTGGCGCGTAACCTGCGGCGCAGCCGCACGACGCTCTGGGCGGTGATCATCTCCGACATCGGCAACCCGTTCTTCACCGCCATGGTCCGCGGCATCGAGGACGTCGCCCAGCAGGAGGGCTACTCGGTCGTCCTGTGCAACAGCGACGAGGACCCGGCCAAGGAGGAGACGTACGTCGCGGCGGCGCTGAGCGAGCAGATGGCCGGTGTGATCATCTCCTCGTCAGGGAGCGTCAAGGCGGCCAAGACCCTGATCGAATCGCCCATCCCGGTCGTCGCCGTCGACCGGGAGCTGCCCCGCGGCAGCGTCGACACGGTGATGGTCGACAACGAGGCGGGCGCGCGCACGGCCGTGGAGCACCTGCTCGCGGCCGGATACCGGCGGATCGCGTGCATCACGGGGCCCGAGGGCGTGAGCACCGCCGACCTGCGCCTGCGCGGCTACACCGCCGCCCTGTCCGCGCCTCCCGTGATCGTCCGCACGGACTTCCGCGAGCAGGGCGGTTACGACGCCATGGCCGCACTGCTGTCCTCTCCCGAGCCTCCCGACGCGGTGTTCGTGGCCAACAACCTCATGACGGTGGGCGCGCTGCGGTGCCTGAAGGAGCGCGGGGTGGACGTGCCCGGGGAGATGGGGCTGGTGGGCTTCGACGAGGTCCCGTGGGCCGACCTGGTGCGTCCCTCGCCCACGACGGTGGCGCAGCCGACGTACGAGCTGGGCCGGATGGCCGCCCGCCTCCTGGTCGACCGCATCGCGACCCCGGCCGCCAAGCCCGCCACCATCGTGCTGCCCGCCGAGCTCCATCCCCGCCAGAGCAGCTCCCGTTAA
- a CDS encoding FGGY-family carbohydrate kinase, translated as MFLGVDIGTSSSKGVLVAPDGTVVATAVREHCTETPRPGWFEHSAQDVWWADFAAIVAELARPGIAAVGLSGIGPVVLPCAEDGTPLRPAILYGVDTRATAEIAAQTSRYGASAILERCGSPLTSQAVGPKLEWLRTHEPEVWGRTRRLFMAHSWLVHRLTGAYVLDHHAASQCTPLYDTRAHEWITDWELFPEVELPALAWSGDVVGTVTAPAAAATGLPEGIPVVAGTIDAWAEALSVGVTSPGDVMLMYGTTMFLVEVFASRAVSPRLWGTAGVSPGTYNLAAGMATSGAITGWLRDLTGASYASLTDEAAAVGRGAEGLLMLPYFAGERTPLFDPDARGTLIGLTLRHGRGHLYRAALEATAFGVRHNLEAMRSAGGSAKRLVAVGGGTRGGLWTRIVSDVLQQEQVLPTHTVGAAFGDAMLAAQACGVSCEGWNPVDSVVEPDPAAAEDYGRLYELYRDLYESTAHIAHELAGR; from the coding sequence ATGTTCCTCGGCGTCGACATCGGCACCTCGAGCTCCAAAGGGGTGCTCGTGGCGCCCGACGGCACGGTCGTGGCGACGGCGGTACGGGAGCACTGTACCGAGACGCCACGGCCGGGCTGGTTCGAGCACTCGGCGCAGGACGTCTGGTGGGCGGACTTCGCCGCGATCGTGGCGGAACTCGCCCGTCCCGGCATCGCAGCCGTCGGGCTGAGCGGCATCGGGCCGGTCGTGCTGCCCTGCGCGGAGGACGGCACGCCGCTGCGGCCCGCGATCCTGTACGGGGTGGACACCCGCGCCACCGCCGAGATCGCGGCGCAGACCTCGCGTTACGGCGCCTCGGCGATCCTGGAGCGGTGCGGGTCGCCGCTCACGTCCCAGGCGGTGGGGCCCAAGCTGGAGTGGCTGCGCACCCACGAGCCCGAGGTGTGGGGGCGGACCCGGCGGCTGTTCATGGCGCACTCGTGGCTGGTCCACCGGCTGACCGGCGCCTACGTGCTCGACCACCATGCGGCCAGCCAGTGCACGCCGCTGTACGACACCCGTGCCCATGAGTGGATCACCGACTGGGAGCTCTTCCCCGAGGTGGAGCTGCCCGCGCTGGCATGGAGTGGCGACGTCGTCGGCACGGTGACGGCGCCGGCCGCGGCGGCGACCGGGCTGCCCGAGGGGATCCCGGTGGTCGCCGGGACGATCGACGCGTGGGCCGAGGCGCTGAGCGTCGGGGTGACCTCGCCCGGGGATGTCATGCTGATGTACGGCACGACCATGTTCCTGGTCGAGGTCTTCGCCTCGCGGGCGGTCTCGCCGCGGCTGTGGGGGACCGCCGGGGTGTCGCCCGGGACGTACAACCTGGCGGCCGGGATGGCGACCTCCGGCGCGATCACCGGGTGGCTGCGGGACCTGACCGGCGCCTCGTACGCGTCGCTCACGGACGAGGCCGCCGCCGTGGGACGCGGGGCGGAGGGGCTGCTCATGCTGCCGTACTTCGCGGGGGAGCGGACACCGCTCTTCGACCCGGACGCGCGCGGGACCCTGATCGGCCTGACGCTGCGCCACGGGCGCGGGCACCTGTACCGTGCCGCGCTGGAGGCGACCGCCTTCGGGGTGCGGCACAACCTGGAGGCCATGCGGTCGGCGGGCGGATCGGCCAAGCGGCTGGTGGCGGTGGGCGGCGGGACGCGCGGCGGGCTGTGGACGCGGATCGTGTCGGACGTGCTGCAGCAGGAGCAGGTCCTGCCCACCCACACGGTCGGCGCCGCCTTCGGCGACGCCATGCTGGCCGCCCAGGCCTGCGGCGTCTCATGCGAGGGCTGGAACCCGGTGGATTCCGTCGTGGAGCCCGACCCCGCCGCCGCCGAGGACTACGGACGCCTGTACGAGCTCTACCGCGACCTGTACGAGTCGACGGCCCACATCGCCCACGAGCTCGCGGGGCGTTAA